ccattttcattttttcttgtttCTCACGCTcctccttttcttttttttcttgtttctCACGCTCCtccttttctttcttttctcGTTTATCACGCTcctccttttcttttttttctcgtTTCTCACGCTcctccttttcttttttttctcgtTTCTCACGCTCCtccttttctttcttttctcGTTTCTCACGCTcctccttttcttttttttctcgtTTCTCACGCTCCtccttttctttcttttctcGTTTCTCACGCTCCtccttttctttcttttctcGTTTCTCACGCTCCtccttttctttcttttctcGTTTCTCACGCTCCtccttttctttcttttctcGTTTATCACGCTGTTTCCTTTCTTTCCTTTCCTCTTTTTCACGTTTTTGTCTTTCTTGCTTTTCTTGTTTTTCACGTTGTTTACTTTCtcttttttcttgtttttctCTTTCCTTTTTTAGTTGTCTTTCCCTTCTTTCCCTTTCTTTCCTTTCTTCTTTGTCacgtttttgtttttccttttttaatcGTTTTTCCCTTTGTTcgcattcttttttttcacgTTCTTCTCTTTTCTtcctttctttcttttcacGTTCTTCTCTTTCTTtcctttcctttttttcacGTTCTTCTCTTTCCTTCCTTTCTTGTTTCTCCCTTTCTTTcctttctttattttcacGTTCTTCTCTTTCCTTCCTTTCTTGTTTCTCCCTTTCTTTcctttctttattttcctGTTTTTCCCTTTCGTTCCTTTCATGTTCTTCTCTTTTCTTCCTTTCGTTCCTTTCACGTTCTTCTCTTTCCTCCATTTCTTTCCTTTCCCTTTTCTGACGTTCGTTTTGATCATCTTTTTCTCTATCTTGGTTTTgtatttcttcatatttaaCTAAAGGTGTCGTTAAATTCATATGATGCTCTTTAGTCTTATTCATTCCATTTTGTCCCATATTTtccaatattatatttttctttttatcacTTTCTCTTTCTATATCTTTATTGTAATTACTATTACAATCCGACCTACAAAGACTTCCCGAAAATTGATTATCATCTGGATGTTTCTCGcataatattcttatatatgaatcatatttatgaaaacttaaattaatattctcattaggtatatataaatactacaaaaataaaataaagcaaatatttaaaatatatatatatatatatgtttttttttcttcttatgaGTGCATTactaaaattaaaatacatatttattcaaaaataattttttttttttttttttttttttttggttaagtatatatattaccaaTGACACGACAGATAATGTCCCAAGAATAGctagtaaaaaataaattttttcgaTTAATATATTCCTACAATTTTTCATTGTATTCCTTTTACAACTACCATGAAGAGAATTTTTATAGATAGTTCTTTTTATTCCActcttattatttaaaatgtttctaatatgaattaaatttaattcaCTTAAAAgttgtatatttaatttcctattttttataaaatatttccttttccttaatattatatatatatatatttatatacataatatttttgtatatcatAGCAtacttttaaataattataaaagataataataagtattaaaatacatatacaataaaacaatgattattattttcataaaaaataaaatataataatacaataataaaattttatttattataataataatacaaatatattagaaaaaataaaatgacatcaaaaaaaaagacttaccataaaatttatatatataaattatatgtgtattattttatttcacaGATCATTaggaaaaatatagaatTTTCCATCATTCATCATATTGTTTATTTCACaataaattcatattttttaattaaaaatatattcaaataaaaaattataatatatatgtatatcacATTTCTTTTATGTTTCGGAAAATTAAAACAGAATTTTTGTAAggcaaattaaaaaaaaaaaaaaaattaaaaaaaaaaaaaaattaaaaaaaaaaaaaaattaaaaaaagagaataaaTGCtacatattaattatactatattataacaaaaaaaattaaaaaaagagaataaaTGCtacatattaattatactatattataacaaaaaaaattaaaataataatatgacaagaatacaatataaatttattaaaatactTATTCaactttttaattattatgataaaagactaaaaatacacaaataaattaattaaaaaaaacaataataattataattataataaaataaaataataaagaaataaagaagTAAAGAAATGATCTTCATATTATCATGTATAGAGAATAAAATactataattaaaaaagaaaagcatATATTTCACATAAGTAtatgaaatttatatatctataaatttttttttaaaaatatatatattcatataaatattttcttttctttttctttaaattttaaataacatTTTCTAAAACACTCTTTTTCttaagcaaaaaaaaaatataaaacacataaatgtagtatatatacatattatatatatataaaaatacacatatatatatatatatatatatatatataaatttacaaGAGTATACAAAATTTCCAGATCAATTTTATACATAACttcttatttaaaatatatattttttttatttacatctattaaaatataatcggattaatttatatacaaaaaatatttctatatttcatataaattaaaaaaataaattttaataataataaaatatatatatatatttatttatatatttattcattttttttttctaaatatataaatattataccgtaccatttttatttttctttgttttttttattaaaattatacaagacatgaatttaaataattaatattttatttttttatttttcttaataatttaaaaaaaaaaaaaaaaaaaaaaaaagccaTACGAACGATAAAActctatattttattaatttggtgtacttaatttatatttttcttaaattataattaaaataaaaaaagtaaaataatgGTTCCAATAATTTAAATACTTAAGCAAATGAggtaaattaaaaaaggattcatttctatttttataatattcatattatatatataaataaatatgtatttattatgtttatataaatatttttgcttcttaattttgtttatttccattttaaaaaaatagagctttattaatttatttcgttatcaatatttataataaattgtatttgctttttttctttttcttttctactttatataaaaaaaaaataataataataatttgttataataatataaatatattcggAATTATTTAATTGATATTTACCACTTTAATATAATgcatatatacaaattatataaaattaaaaaaaaaaaaaaaaaaaaaaaaaaaaagatacgttttgaaattaaattataaaactttatatatacagatgtatatacatttatatgtattatatatatttctataggTATAACCAGatgctttatttttattaattatataatcatattcaTGTAAATGTTTCCTTATTTTTCAAGCCTTGTTATTTCCAACAATAcgataattaataaataattaaaagaatatttattatcttattaaatataattatatatatatatatatatatatatatatatgttattatctatcatatatatttcattacgaaaaaaatattgattcTCCTATTTCTCATAAATTATTCaagctaaaaaaaaaaaaaaaaaaaaaaaagaacataaaAGAATTTCATAAATGGGAAAATTCTTTAaaactaacatgactacatTATGTTATAATACAGATATTATAACCTTAATAGTAACcaaaatatcatatttttgaCAAGCTGCCTTCCTTGTCATAATGCCAACACAACTACAACAGgtattcttataatataaaatgatatcatatacatatatatatatgcataaatTGATAAAACTTGTAGAAAAAATTTCCTTACTATAAATACagtttacatatttatgaaCACCATCTTAATACAATATATGCTGAATAAtaatttccatatttttatagatatataacaattttatacatatcacatatattatatatatatattatgatataagaatttattttaattcgTAAAATGAGAAAACATATAACTCTTAACAAAATTCAGATAaaattgaagaaaaaaaattattacatatgcTATTATTTTAGTTTAGTTAAAATTTTATGAtttgaaattttttattttcaggttataaaataaaaaaaaaaaaaaattaaaaaacaaaaaaaaattaaaataaaaaaaaaataaacaaaattataaagataaaaataaagataaaaataaagatagaacaatgaaatataaatataaatattaatatatatatgtgtgtgtattTGTAcccaatttttatatatacatataataaataaaaaattttattatatatatatttatttatttatttcaacatattttattaattatattcttcatttattatattattgaaaAGTGCTTACATACTTCAcgacatatattattttcaattgGTTCTCCTTTCGATTTAGTTAATTTGAAATATTCTTGTTCcttcttaaaaatataaacaaacatATTTCTCTGCGTTAATATATTTGCTATTAACATATCTGCATGTTCTAGCCGTTCAtttgattttttaataaGTACATTGTCCTGATCTtctaatttaaatatacaatGCTTTAAAAATgggaaatatttatatgtaattttataaaacttAGGAGTTAAATACATTTCAATTTGAAAAGGACAATTGTTACTATCTATCTTAAAATCAAGTAAATCATcaaaaggaatataaaaatcaCTAGCTGCTGCACATAATATCATTAAATGTGatggaaataaaaattcatCTGATTTATTATCACCAACATTTGATACATTTTCATTAATTTCCCCATTTATATGTACAGaattacaaaaattaatattatttattttttcatacatatacatatttttattatcatttttatgattaacattatattttaaatgattTATGTCATTAAGAATGTAATCGTGGCTCTTATTTTTCATACAaccattaatattatttataaaaaattttgctCTTACAAGAATATCTTTTATACTTTCGTCTGATAATCTAATTTGACCTTTTTTAatcatatcatataaaatatcaaatatatatttaaaaaaatttgatAAATCATAAcatctattattattattattattattattatttatattattattattattatatttttctaaacGTAGATTTTCAAATAAAATcaatttttgtaataattcATAAAAACGTCCTTCCTCATTATATTTAccatatattacattattattagacGAAAATAAATGAACTATATCttctaaaatatttttagcATATACATCAACTACCaatgtataattaaaatCCTTATTAAGATTAAAATATTTCTCATatctttttttcatattatcatttaataattttccaatttctaataaataataaccaTAATCAAATATTGTATCAAAAGCTACTATAAAAAGGTTCTCCTTATATTTCTgataattctttatattatttattaggtttaatttttcatcctCCTTCAAattaaatgtaataatattattatctacaagatttaaattattaaaatttgcTACACCCTTTAAATGATATTCAAATGGTAAATGAGATCCTCTTCGGTGTAAAAAAATCactttcttatttttttttaaaaaatattcacaCATAAGTGCTCCTCTCCTTCCTGTAGAAAAATTAtcaatatttcttatatcaaCCTTTTCAAGAGGAACTTTAGTACCTCCCgatgttataaatattatattatcatcatcatttggAAGGAAATTCTCCTCTaatgtttttaatatttcatctATATTTTTAGGTCTCAATTTACTATTGAAAAATTTTGAATActtcaaaaaataatcatcatcttttacattacatatattatcattattttcattttgttttagtagttcatcttttatattatcttcattattttctgGATCATAACGTAAAgctattttaaaatattcctcatcatttttatataatacaccACTAGGTtctatatgtaataaattatGCTTCTTTTGCTTATTATAatgtttatttaataaatcagatgaatatatattattcacaacatttctattatatactttttctatattattaataatagttTCCTTCTTATTTCTTACAAAATTATCCATAGATAATACCTTATATgattcattattaatattagatATGCCCTCTTTATAATTATGGATAAATAAAGTCTCTTtattagataataataaagatttcTCTTTTTTACTTACAATAACATTatctatttcttttatagAGGTATTTGATAAATTTCCATCAAAATCTTCTATATTTTCAAAACATTCAAtacatttcatattttattataaccactttaaaattattaatattatttattaatttatttttatttatttaattcaacaaaaatcttcatttaattaaataaatataaatatgaatataaatgaataaataaataaataaatatatatatatatatatatatataaatatatggttaatatataataaatatcatcTTTTCTaacaacaaatatatataaatttttattcataaattataaataaacatatatataaatatatatattattaactaTGACATGaaacaaaattttaatatatatataattaatcgATTTACGCACATGAACAAAAgcacatattatattactcTAATAgactaataaatatataaagtataaaaaataattagtCTACATAAATTCTCTAAATAAACTTAATATTTTCGATATTGTTatcaaaagaatatataaacaaataaatatataaataaataaatatacatatatatatataaatatatatattcagaGTAACAATTCTTTTATAACTAGTGTCTATCCACATATGTTTAAGACttaaataattcaaaatGTTTCatagctttttttttttttttttttttttctcacaCAAAaggtatattattaattatttgcAACACATACTACAGATACAaacaacataaatatataaataaataatatatatatttcttcttcataATACCATAACAAGtgtacataaataattattgtataaaaaaaaagaattgtgtaaatatatttatgcaaCATAAACACATAACATTTTATAtgacaaataaatatacatatatatatatatatatatatattaatacacctttaaaataatacaaaaatatttcaaaaaaaaaaaaaaaaaaaaaaatatatatatatatatttttttaattaaatttagaATTTGgatactttatatataaatatattttatatatatatatatatatatatattcatttttttttttttttttttttttttttgaataatataatgtaccaatttatagtaatataataaaaacacacttaaggataataataaaattttataaaaatatattgattaCACTTGTAAcacatgtaaatatataaattcttttaaatcaacaatatttttttatatataaattatttgttctatattatatatccatatataaatatatataataataaaaatgaaataagtttaaaagaattaaatcTGTAAATTaattatcaaaaatataaaataggatatataaaaaacaaacaaaaaaaaaaaaaaaataataaaataaaaaaataataaaaaaaatcatatattaataacatgACATTTAACTAATGAATGTACTGTTTTTAATCTAATTTTTCcttaaaataagaaaaagtaaatttttttttttttatgttttttttttattttaaaaacaataataaatacaaaaaaaataaaaccttGAAATTGACAGACGATTAAatgtcatatataatatatataatcatatatattttaccaattcatatatatatatatatataatatatatatttaaactaTTTTAAAActatactattatatatatatatataaaatattgctattcattaatttatataatttttttattttttccatatatatatttgaaatataaatataatataaaattacaatactattattatagtacgtataaaattatatataatttattaagtGGATTGAAAAAATTTAACATTTCTTCTGGAGgggattatattatatacatatatatatatatatatatatataatatatagtatgATTAATTTGAAATTTTCCTATCATTttgaattcatttttttttttttttttttttccttttttatagatttataatattatatatatatatatatatatatatatatatatatatattataaatttttttatataaaaataataatctttttaatttatataatttcatgaaattatttaaaattcatataaatatatataataaagtctttttattttaaaagtgtAATAAAATCATttcaattttaaaaatattaataaaactaaagaaatatttattcatattaaaaaCTATAACATttcaatttatatatattttatatatttctcttttatattatatatatgagaacAATTTTTTCCtacttttaaatatttgtaggaaaaaaaataaaaaaataaaattatttatacgAACACAATTAAATCATtcgttttaaaaaaagttaaataatattatattccaatatatttattactttATATTCCATGTGTAGTTTTTTGTGTTAATAGAAAAagtacatatacatatatatatatatatatattttttttttttttttttttggcgtccttttaaataaataaaatttttttatgtatatggaAATAAGAACGagcaaaataaaatttatatgtttttttcgtacaaaaaattaaatgacaCGTGACATCGAATATATTCTAGACgtactatataatatatatatatataatatatatttatttatttatttatatgaattaatatttaagaCATATAGAAAACATAAAATCTGTAATGTATTATGTATCTTCCAaattgttataataaaaaaaaaagaaagaaaaaattaattcatattataatatattcgttatatatatatatatacatatatatcattgtAATTAATAGTGATTCCTATGAAATATACAATACATACATGTATTATGTTATTCcacttaatatttttatatatgtattattttttttttttttttttacttcatttttttaaaatttatataaatatattcaagtACATTTTAACCTATATAAGGAGCTTCTGTAATACTATTTTCATAAGAACTGCTTCCATCTCCTTTATATTCATCAAGAAATTTCATCCAAGAGTAATTATGTTTTTCTTGTTGATATTTTGCTTTATACAAACGAGCAAGATACTTTTTATACGATTCATGCtctttaattttcttttcaaaAGTTTTGGTTATAATGTGTTCAAGTGATTGTAAagtatttttctttaattttctCCATATTAATCTACATGCGATTATAAGAATTCTATATTCTTTGATATTCCCTTCACTAGTTTTAATCCATTCATTAAAAATTCCATTAaaatatgattttatataattcatatgaATCAAAAATTTTCCATAAGCATTATTCAATTCATTAGTTGAATGGAAAACAGGtacatcatatttattttttaaattcgtATAAAGTGAATTTAAACGGTATATTGTAACTGAAATTTTCTTCTCTTCATTTCTATTTATTTGATTCCACATATCCCTTAAGGTATTcacatcattttttttagaatTTAAAGACAATATGTTTTCATTTAGTTCCAAATCCTTATCATCAGTATACAAACCATTTTcttttacattatataaatctaaTTCATATTCATCCCATATAGAAACATTGCTCAAATCACGATATAACATTTCatgtaatttaaatatattataaaacttATTCTGGAAAGCcctatataataaattaaataattgaTTATAATTTTCCTCTTCACTTAGATCATCTATTGTGTTTTCAGAATTATCATATTCCATAATATGTTTTAACACATTTTCTAAATTCATACTATCACCATCATttggataaaaatataaacattcgTTTAATGAATCAACAtcttctgtttttttttcttcaacaACTTCTGATGTTTTACTATTATCAATCGTTTTTGATATGCTTTCCATTCCTTCTTCGtcaatttcttttattcCTACCACTTTTGATTTAATATTACTAATATTGTCAGTGCTTTTTTCTAATGCTACTTTCTCATCCTTTTTAGTTTCTTCGATatctaatttttctttttcaaagATTGATAGTTTTGCATTATCAGCCTctctttcttcttttctttcAGCTATATCGCTATTTATTTCACTTGGCTTTCTTTTTGGTTTATATTTTGCATACTCTTCAAAGTTTTCATACTTgagtttatttaaaaattttaattcattttttagtttttctatttcttttttacgatcataaatttttaatcCTCTTCTTACTCCTAATTTCCCAGTAATATACTcttgttcatttatattcCCCATAAAATCATTATTTAGTTGTTCTccatatttcattttactATCAGCACTATTAGAATCACTAACTTGCTTACTACATATCTCAACAgaatatattactttttcaTTAGGATCTTCTTCCACttctatattttcatatacatTAGGTTTCACACCTTTCTTATCAAAAATAACATCAACCTTATTAGTACTTCTAACATTGCTTCTACTCATACCAGAATCCTTTAGAACTTCAGATATTATATCGCTCAAATGCAATACCTTTGATTCACCTCCATGTTCTCTAGTGTTAACTTTGCTTGAATCCTTTCTTATTAACTCATC
This Plasmodium falciparum 3D7 genome assembly, chromosome: 11 DNA region includes the following protein-coding sequences:
- a CDS encoding phosphopantothenate--cysteine ligase, putative, producing MKCIECFENIEDFDGNLSNTSIKEIDNVIVSKKEKSLLLSNKETLFIHNYKEGISNINNESYKVLSMDNFVRNKKETIINNIEKVYNRNVVNNIYSSDLLNKHYNKQKKHNLLHIEPSGVLYKNDEEYFKIALRYDPENNEDNIKDELLKQNENNDNICNVKDDDYFLKYSKFFNSKLRPKNIDEILKTLEENFLPNDDDNIIFITSGGTKVPLEKVDIRNIDNFSTGRRGALMCEYFLKKNKKVIFLHRRGSHLPFEYHLKGVANFNNLNLVDNNIITFNLKEDEKLNLINNIKNYQKYKENLFIVAFDTIFDYGYYLLEIGKLLNDNMKKRYEKYFNLNKDFNYTLVVDVYAKNILEDIVHLFSSNNNVIYGKYNEEGRFYELLQKLILFENLRLEKYNNNNNINNNNNNNNNRCYDLSNFFKYIFDILYDMIKKGQIRLSDESIKDILVRAKFFINNINGCMKNKSHDYILNDINHLKYNVNHKNDNKNMYMYEKINNINFCNSVHINGEINENVSNVGDNKSDEFLFPSHLMILCAAASDFYIPFDDLLDFKIDSNNCPFQIEMYLTPKFYKITYKYFPFLKHCIFKLEDQDNVLIKKSNERLEHADMLIANILTQRNMFVYIFKKEQEYFKLTKSKGEPIENNICREVCKHFSII